gccaccgccgccgccgccgccgacGCGCGCGCAGCGTTGCGTGCCCACATACCCATTGTAGTTTGCCTGTGCGCAGTGCTAATAGTGACTGTGTCTGGACGATTAGTGCTGGGCTCCGGGAGCGCATCTATCTATGTTTCCCTGGGTTTCTTGGCTTTAGTATTTTTCGACCGCGCACGGGTGGCGTTACCCGGCAGGCGGGGCGCATGTGACTGTGCGGGCTGCTGACATAAGCCGCGGGGACCCTATATCACGTGTCACGATAACCCGTCATGTGACATTGAGTCACGTGTTCTTAGCCCACCACGTGACATCCTTTAGTCACGTGCGTTCACGTGATCAGGGGATTTCTAATTGCTTTTTTCGATTGCATGACCGCCGGACTTCGCACGTGACCCCGTCGTCCTCGGTTTCACGTGACGTCAGCCTTCCGCTGTGGCGCGCCCGCACATCTGTGGCGTCTATGGCTCACGTAAGCACGCCGTCCGCCATCGCGGCTTACGTCAAAAGCCCGGCAAGCGCCGCTGACGAGTTTTTTTCACGGGTCGCGCGAGCTGACTCGTAGAGCGGTGCTGGAGATTTTTGCAGTATATGTAATTTTGGACAGAAGATGAGGTCCGAGTTTGGGTTCTGCATCGAGAAGTTTCAGTCCACTGTTGGATGCACCATAACGGGTTTCCAGGCATAAGACCGAAGCAAAGCAAGCAGCAATAGCAGTCCTTTCTGTGAGGACAGGCATTTTCAAGTCGGGCGTATTCTTCCAGCAGGCGTAACGCTATCAGCAATGGGCATTCGGACTAACAGCCAGAAGTGGACGCTGGGGCTGATCTTCCTGGGGGTAGTGGTGATCCTGTGGGTGCTCTCATCGTTTCTGATCAACCAGATCTTCGAGGACGGGTTGTATCGCAAGCCGTTCCTGCTCACTTACATCAACACGGCATCGTTCGTGTTCTACCTGCTGCCGACGTTCCGCGCGGTGTGCGCGAACTACTGGGCCACGGGCAGCTTCCACATCCGGCGCGAGCTCGTGCTCGAGGAGGAGGGCCCGCACGAGGAGCGCGAGCTGCCACTCGACGAAGAGCAGGGCGCTGCGAGCGCGGCCGccggcgcggccgcggcggcgacCACGCTGTCGCCGCTGATACCCAAGGACAGCGCCGAGGCGCCCAACGATGCTTTGACCGGCGCAAAGCTCTCTCTGCGCGCGACCATCCAGCTCAGCGGCCAGTTCTGCATTCTGTGGTTCCTCGCTAACCTCGTGACCAACGCCTCACTCTCTTACACCTCCGTCGCGTCGCAGACCATACTGTCGTCGACGTCGTCGTTCTTCACGCTGCTGATCGGCTCGCTGTTCCACGTTGAAAGCGTCAACCGTGTCAAGGTCCTGGGCTCCGTGATTTCCTTCGTCGGCATCGTCTTCGTCACCAAGTCCGACGCGGACAACACCGCCAGCGCGGGTGAGGTCCACTCCGCGGTCCCCTACAAGTTCCACAACGGCATCTCTTCAGACAACACCGAGGCCTTTGTGATCTTCTGCGGCAACCTGCTGGCGCTTGCCGGCGCGCTGTTCTACGGCCTGTACTGCACGCTGCTCAAGTGGCGCATCAGAG
The Lachancea thermotolerans CBS 6340 chromosome G complete sequence genome window above contains:
- a CDS encoding KLTH0G04312p (similar to uniprot|Q03730 YML018C Saccharomyces cerevisiae Hypothetical ORF), encoding MGIRTNSQKWTLGLIFLGVVVILWVLSSFLINQIFEDGLYRKPFLLTYINTASFVFYLLPTFRAVCANYWATGSFHIRRELVLEEEGPHEERELPLDEEQGAASAAAGAAAAATTLSPLIPKDSAEAPNDALTGAKLSLRATIQLSGQFCILWFLANLVTNASLSYTSVASQTILSSTSSFFTLLIGSLFHVESVNRVKVLGSVISFVGIVFVTKSDADNTASAGEVHSAVPYKFHNGISSDNTEAFVIFCGNLLALAGALFYGLYCTLLKWRIRDETRVNMKIFFGFVGLFTLVLLWPTVVLLHFLGWETFELPPTPQVLAIVLFNCVITFISDFCWAKAMLLTSPLTVTVGLSTTIPFAMLGDFLFKSRPMSFIYLLGAALICASFFIVNKESEEEFQLDEHQSVA